Genomic DNA from Acidobacteriota bacterium:
GACGAAGTTGGCCGGCGAGGTGGGATTCCTTGCGCCTCCCCAGGTCAGGTCGGATTCAAAGACCGCCACTAGCTGCCGCGAGTCCTGATAGGGCAGAGGACGCCAAAGCACGGCGTCCACGGCGGCGAAAGCGGCGGTAGCCGCAGCGATGCCCAGCGCCAGCGTGGCGGCGGCTCCTAAAGCGAAGCCGCTATGGCGCCGAAACCAGCGCAGTCCATGACGAAAATCAGAGAACAGGTGTTGCATGCAGACTCCTTCGCCTCATTGAGACGAAGGACTGCCGCCCCCGGTTGGCAAAGAATCCTGCCAGCCGCCCCCTTTGGACCTGGGCCCTGGAAAGTTGGGCCCTGGAAGTTGGACCTTGGCGAAGCCCCTAGGGCGCAGCCCCACGGGGTCGCAGGTCGGCGATGTAGCACCCGACAGCTCTGGTGGCCCGGAAAGCCGGAGGCCGGCCGCCGATGACATCCCGCAATACCTCTTCCAGATCATGGCGGGTGGGGACGCGCCGGTACTTTCCGAACTCGATGTAGCGGTCGTCGATCCGTCCCCGATAGACCAGCCGTCCCTCAGGCAGGTAAACGGCCGCCTCGGGCGTGATGCTGACCCCGGCGGCTTCCACCAGCCGATGAGAGGGATCGCGCAGGGCGGGGATGTCGATTGCAAAATCCTGTCCATGCTGACGCATGGCGGCGCCACTTATGTCGGGATCCGGATAGACCCTCCAAAAGGCGACTCCTCGAGGGCCGTAGGTTTCTTTCAGGCGCCGGATCTCGGGGAGATAGCGGTTGGAGACGGGACAATCGGCGCGGGTGAAAAGAAAGACGTGGGCTTTGACTCCAGGAGTTTGAAAGGGCCTGACGCGGTCAGTCCCCGGACCGGGCAGCGACAGGTCACTGAGACCGTTCCCTTGGCTGCAGGCCCAACTCAACGCCGGGATCAGGCACAGCAACGGCAGCCTGGAGGGCCAGCGTTTCCAGCCTCGGCCCGGCTTTGCAAAGGCAATTTGGTGTACTGAAATCGTCCTCATGGAAAAACCGGAATCTTAGCACGGAGAGGAAGGTGGCGGCAAAGCCGCATCGCTCGGAGGAGCGACTTGATTTGAGGCGATTTGCATCTCATAGTTATGAATAGCGGCAGGCTGAGACCTGCCCGGAAATTTTGACTTCACAGGCCCAAATGCGGCCGGGAGGTATAGATGAATCGAAGTGAATGCGGTGGAATGTGTTTGGCTTTTCTGTGCGGTGCGGCGGCTGGAGCCGTGACGGCTCTGTTGCTGGCGCCTCGATCTGGCGCCCGCACCCGTCGAATGCTCAAACGTCAAGCCGGTCACGTACAGGATTACCTGGAAGACGTGCGCGAAGACCTGCAAGAGCGGGTGCATGACGTCAAGGATGCGGCCGAAGACGCCGTACGCCAGTTCGAACGCCGAGTCCGCCCCAATTAGCTACGCAACTCCCAATCTCCAACCGCCAACTCCCAAGGGCCCGATCCGGCCTTGGGAGTTGGGG
This window encodes:
- a CDS encoding YtxH domain-containing protein is translated as MCLAFLCGAAAGAVTALLLAPRSGARTRRMLKRQAGHVQDYLEDVREDLQERVHDVKDAAEDAVRQFERRVRPN
- a CDS encoding redoxin domain-containing protein, which produces MRTISVHQIAFAKPGRGWKRWPSRLPLLCLIPALSWACSQGNGLSDLSLPGPGTDRVRPFQTPGVKAHVFLFTRADCPVSNRYLPEIRRLKETYGPRGVAFWRVYPDPDISGAAMRQHGQDFAIDIPALRDPSHRLVEAAGVSITPEAAVYLPEGRLVYRGRIDDRYIEFGKYRRVPTRHDLEEVLRDVIGGRPPAFRATRAVGCYIADLRPRGAAP